A single window of Nicotiana sylvestris chromosome 3, ASM39365v2, whole genome shotgun sequence DNA harbors:
- the LOC104236260 gene encoding dehydrodolichyl diphosphate synthase CPT3, translating to MEAVNGKQVGHLFDNISSFFRQCIFSVLSVGPVPSHIAFIMDGNRRYSKKQNLLDGDGHKAGFSALINMLKYCYELGVKYITVYAFSIDNFRRRPEEVESLMKLMQEKIDELIKEESIANHLGIRIYFQGNLKLLSDPVRSAAERAMVKTAGHSKAVLSVCVAYTSTDEIVHAVQESCEEKWDEIRKRDANNAGGNLIGLEENGKDKDDHLIGVTNVDRHMYMAVVPDPDIIIRTSGESRLSNFLLWQSANCLLYSPTALWPEIGLRHLVWVVLDFQRNYLYLKEKKKQA from the coding sequence ATGGAAGCTGTGAACGGTAAACAAGTGGGCCATCTATTTGATAATATTAGCAGCTTTTTTCGCCAATGTATATTTTCTGTGCTTTCTGTGGGTCCTGTTCCTAGTCATATTGCTTTCATTATGGATGGAAACCGTAGATATTCTAAGAAACAGAACTTGCTAGATGgggatggacataaggctggaTTTTCAGCTCTTATCAACATGCTAAAATATTGTTACGAGCTTGGTGTAAAATATATAACGGTTTATGCCTTCAGCATTGACAACTTCAGACGAAGACCTGAAGAAGTTGAATCCCTAATGAAACTGATGCAGGAAAAAATTGATGAATTAATTAAAGAGGAGAGCATTGCAAACCACCTTGGCATTAGGATTTACTTTCAAGGAAACCTAAAACTTCTGAGCGACCCTGTCAGGTCAGCGGCTGAGAGGGCTATGGTAAAGACAGCAGGTCATTCAAAAGCTGTATTATCTGTTTGTGTTGCCTACACTTCAACAGATGAGATTGTGCATGCTGTTCAAGAATCTTGTGAAGAAAAATGGGATGAGATTAGAAAACGAGATGCAAATAATGCTGGAGGCAATTTAATTGGACTCGAAGAAAATGGGAAGGACAAGGATGATCATCTTATTGGTGTAACAAATGTTGACAGACATATGTACATGGCAGTTGTTCCTGATCCAGACATTATTATACGGACTTCTGGAGAGTCTCGGTTAAGCAACTTTCTTTTGTGGCAGAGTGCAAATTGTCTTCTTTATTCTCCCACTGCACTATGGCCTGAGATAGGTTTGAGGCATTTGGTTTGGGTAGTTTTAGACTTCCAGAGAAACTACTTGTAtttgaaggagaagaagaagcaggcATGA